The proteins below are encoded in one region of Bifidobacterium dentium JCM 1195 = DSM 20436:
- the mmsB gene encoding multiple monosaccharide ABC transporter permease → MSARTATPAATKNKTGGLLATIANNARQYGIVGALLVIVIVFQILTGGVLLKPNSFVSLIQQNAYVIILAIGMVMVIIATHIDLSVGSLVAFIGGVCALLMERQGVNWGLAIVISLAVGLIVGVWQGFWVAYVGIPGFITTLAGMLIFRGLATVIVGESVPITSESFRGIARNYLPNVLGWWGPFDGLTIVLGILCIAAFAWSQLRKRARAERVGLVAEPMSLTIIKIVIAALAIGFVTYLLSSSGNADQGGTPVMLVIVGVLVLIYNFILTKTVFGRHVYAVGGNRKAAELSGINTKRVDFTLFVHMGFLSAVAAVCMLSRLASATAQAGMEFEMDAIAACFIGGTAVTGGIGTIPGAVVGAFVMGVINQGLSIMGVDTAIVKTIKGLVLLGAVAVDIMSKRKKS, encoded by the coding sequence ATGAGCGCAAGGACCGCGACACCAGCAGCGACGAAGAACAAAACCGGCGGCCTGCTCGCCACCATCGCCAACAACGCACGACAATACGGCATTGTAGGGGCATTGCTCGTTATCGTCATCGTATTCCAGATTCTGACAGGTGGCGTCCTGCTTAAACCGAACAGTTTCGTATCGCTGATTCAACAGAACGCATATGTGATCATTCTGGCCATAGGCATGGTAATGGTCATTATTGCGACCCACATCGATCTTTCGGTCGGTTCGCTCGTGGCTTTCATCGGCGGCGTCTGTGCGTTGCTGATGGAACGACAGGGGGTCAATTGGGGTCTGGCCATCGTCATCTCCCTTGCCGTGGGCCTCATCGTCGGCGTCTGGCAGGGTTTCTGGGTCGCCTATGTCGGTATTCCGGGCTTCATCACCACATTGGCCGGCATGCTGATTTTCCGAGGCCTCGCCACCGTCATCGTCGGCGAATCCGTGCCGATCACCTCTGAATCCTTCCGTGGCATCGCACGTAATTACCTGCCGAACGTACTCGGATGGTGGGGGCCGTTTGATGGTCTGACCATCGTCTTGGGCATCCTGTGCATTGCGGCGTTCGCGTGGAGCCAATTGCGCAAACGCGCTCGTGCGGAGAGGGTCGGTCTTGTGGCCGAACCGATGAGCCTGACCATCATCAAGATCGTCATCGCGGCTCTTGCCATCGGCTTCGTCACCTACCTGCTTTCCTCCTCCGGAAATGCGGACCAGGGTGGCACTCCGGTTATGCTCGTCATCGTCGGCGTACTGGTGTTGATTTACAACTTCATCTTGACCAAGACCGTGTTCGGTCGTCATGTGTATGCGGTCGGTGGCAATCGTAAGGCGGCTGAGCTGTCCGGCATCAATACCAAGCGTGTGGATTTCACCCTGTTCGTTCATATGGGCTTCCTATCCGCGGTCGCGGCAGTGTGCATGCTCTCCAGACTGGCTTCCGCGACCGCGCAGGCCGGTATGGAATTCGAGATGGACGCCATCGCGGCCTGCTTCATTGGCGGTACTGCGGTAACCGGTGGCATCGGCACCATCCCCGGTGCCGTTGTCGGCGCCTTCGTGATGGGCGTCATCAACCAGGGTCTGTCCATCATGGGTGTCGATACCGCAATCGTGAAGACCATCAAGGGTCTGGTGCTCCTGGGAGCCGTCGCGGTCGACATCATGTCGAAGCGCAAGAAGAGCTGA
- a CDS encoding permease, with amino-acid sequence MAESSHPPADHSAHYLFLIVGAPLAAFLIAASRAFETHGLTIPLVRITTGIAGLILQAIPFMMLGALMSAAVTTFVSESLIRRHIPHSTFGGLAIGLLTGLCLPVCDCMVVPTFASIVRKRMPLPCAVTFLTAVPVTNPIAIWSTWYAFPDKPWMVLWRTGLGMIIAVTVGASFALCPPKGSATATNYANRTDYADYAIKNRTACTRHADDACCSTGLGDDARKMTDDPPIIRFLRCTHHDFLHMMPILLFSAIIASLARTYIRPSANGLNTSTLASILAIILAMGLAFLCSLCSSSDAVIASSMVGVLPQSALIAFLTFGPVLDLKNTLMLISACRPRFVIRFIGTFAIACFTAVCIAQHWMPGA; translated from the coding sequence ATGGCTGAAAGTTCCCATCCGCCCGCAGACCATTCGGCCCATTATCTTTTTCTCATCGTCGGCGCCCCGCTGGCCGCCTTCCTCATCGCGGCATCACGCGCATTCGAGACGCATGGCCTGACCATTCCGCTGGTTCGCATCACGACCGGCATCGCGGGACTGATACTGCAAGCCATCCCGTTCATGATGCTGGGGGCGTTGATGTCGGCGGCCGTCACCACATTCGTCAGCGAATCGCTGATCCGCCGCCATATTCCACACTCGACATTCGGCGGCCTCGCAATCGGCCTGCTCACAGGATTATGCCTGCCAGTATGCGACTGCATGGTAGTGCCCACCTTCGCAAGCATCGTACGCAAACGCATGCCATTGCCCTGCGCAGTCACGTTTCTGACCGCCGTACCGGTCACGAATCCCATAGCGATATGGTCCACCTGGTATGCGTTTCCCGACAAACCATGGATGGTGCTCTGGCGAACGGGACTGGGCATGATAATAGCCGTGACGGTCGGCGCATCGTTCGCGCTATGCCCGCCGAAAGGCTCCGCCACCGCCACGAATTACGCGAATCGCACGGATTACGCGGATTATGCGATAAAGAATCGCACCGCATGCACGCGGCATGCAGATGACGCCTGCTGCAGCACCGGCCTCGGCGACGATGCCCGTAAGATGACGGACGACCCGCCGATCATCCGTTTTCTACGCTGCACACACCACGATTTTCTACACATGATGCCAATCCTGCTGTTCAGCGCCATCATCGCCTCCCTGGCGCGCACATATATACGTCCATCGGCAAACGGTCTCAACACATCCACACTGGCAAGCATCCTCGCGATCATCCTGGCGATGGGGCTGGCGTTTCTCTGCTCACTATGCTCATCCTCCGACGCCGTGATCGCCTCGAGCATGGTAGGCGTACTACCGCAATCGGCATTGATCGCATTCCTGACATTCGGCCCGGTGCTGGATCTGAAGAACACGCTGATGCTCATTTCGGCATGCCGGCCACGTTTCGTCATCAGATTCATCGGCACGTTCGCCATTGCCTGCTTCACCGCCGTCTGCATCGCGCAGCATTGGATGCCCGGAGCCTGA
- a CDS encoding TIGR03943 family putative permease subunit yields MRSRPSLPNRIEGLCFATLASAIAYSVASGAYVSLATPRSKPYLIIAVIALSILAAAAWLGLFHATERSAFRWLVALIIPALLITIPFQQAGGSTGFDIYAGGRAIAIPRNVYAADGARHLHGLDDTRRTITVRNDEFGSWFEHIDHNPQSYVGYRIRITGFVSKPSTLGTDEFQISRQFMSCCILDMTPFGFTAVTTTAAKLHEYDWVTIDATIEQGTYGTSGHERQGLILQVSSLRQAANAPTGYFYWQ; encoded by the coding sequence ATGCGCAGCCGGCCATCACTCCCCAATCGAATCGAAGGACTCTGCTTTGCGACGCTCGCATCGGCCATCGCATACAGCGTGGCCAGCGGCGCATACGTTTCGCTGGCCACGCCACGTTCGAAACCGTATCTGATCATCGCCGTCATCGCATTGTCGATTCTGGCTGCCGCCGCATGGCTGGGCCTGTTCCATGCCACCGAACGGTCGGCATTCCGCTGGCTGGTCGCGTTGATCATCCCGGCACTGCTAATCACCATACCGTTCCAGCAGGCGGGCGGCAGCACCGGTTTCGACATCTACGCAGGCGGACGGGCCATCGCCATTCCCCGCAACGTGTATGCGGCGGACGGCGCACGGCATCTGCACGGATTGGATGACACCCGTAGAACCATCACCGTACGCAACGACGAATTCGGCTCATGGTTCGAACACATCGACCACAATCCGCAATCCTACGTCGGTTACCGTATCCGCATCACCGGTTTCGTCAGCAAACCGTCCACGCTCGGCACCGACGAATTCCAGATCTCCCGCCAGTTCATGAGCTGCTGCATCTTGGACATGACACCATTCGGATTCACCGCCGTCACCACAACAGCCGCCAAACTGCACGAATATGACTGGGTGACCATCGACGCCACGATCGAACAGGGCACGTACGGCACCAGTGGGCATGAACGGCAGGGTCTGATATTGCAGGTCTCCTCATTGCGGCAGGCCGCGAATGCCCCTACCGGCTATTTTTACTGGCAATGA
- a CDS encoding sialate O-acetylesterase gives MRIPIAVAAAVAIIVSIVSGCGNAAKSAEPTTQSSAQRISVTLPSYYAENMVFQRGKPLVIQGTATAANDDSGSDAIDQSKLSATLTQGKTTVSAAVTVRNSGAFTCTMKSLQGGLKPYRLTIAYNGETVFSLAKVYVGDVFVAAGQSNMELNYTQYYSSGDDSNWNWGGGLISRGDLPKLLTDANVHFVVADHNVDNTDFPLIDANKTSGWLTADSTNSQHLSYLAQQFAMQLRAKRTNIPIGIIQTSWGGTAISRHVQGGDIYANHIAPLTGFRVAGVLWYQGCNDASTLSTSLDYESQMTALINQYRKVFDESTLPFLYVQLARWSGYQYTQNVRQGQLRTLDNANLRNSANVAMTVSIDTDKGTSKVIHPLGKDILGARMAAQYEAMVAGKSVPSGPIIESATRSADKSAITLSFKDGTADKLQSMKPNYAKSAMASVPDYAKTPNATPLDGIANVASPTGDALQGFEVADNSGNWTSATATIKGNQVSLTSTTAAMADMTQVRYLWSGNPDCSSILYNGDTLPASPFTVAVRN, from the coding sequence ATGCGTATACCGATTGCGGTGGCGGCCGCCGTCGCCATCATCGTATCAATCGTCTCCGGCTGCGGGAACGCCGCGAAATCCGCGGAGCCGACCACGCAATCCTCGGCACAGCGCATATCCGTGACCCTGCCGTCATACTATGCCGAAAACATGGTCTTCCAACGTGGCAAGCCACTGGTCATCCAAGGCACCGCCACCGCTGCAAACGATGACTCCGGCAGCGATGCCATCGACCAATCCAAACTGTCCGCAACGCTCACGCAAGGCAAGACGACCGTCTCCGCAGCCGTGACCGTCAGGAACAGCGGGGCGTTCACTTGCACGATGAAATCGTTGCAGGGCGGGCTCAAACCATACCGTCTCACCATCGCATACAACGGCGAGACCGTGTTCAGCCTGGCGAAAGTGTATGTGGGAGACGTGTTCGTAGCGGCCGGACAGTCGAATATGGAACTCAACTACACGCAGTACTACTCGTCCGGTGACGACTCCAACTGGAATTGGGGCGGCGGACTCATCTCGCGCGGCGATCTGCCGAAACTGCTCACCGATGCGAACGTGCATTTCGTGGTGGCCGACCATAACGTCGACAACACCGACTTCCCGCTGATCGACGCCAACAAGACCTCCGGCTGGCTTACTGCGGATAGCACCAATTCGCAACATCTCAGTTACCTGGCACAGCAGTTCGCAATGCAGTTGCGCGCCAAAAGAACCAACATACCGATCGGCATCATCCAGACCTCATGGGGTGGTACCGCAATCAGCCGCCACGTACAGGGCGGCGACATCTACGCGAACCACATCGCGCCGCTGACCGGCTTCCGCGTGGCGGGCGTGCTGTGGTATCAAGGCTGCAATGACGCCTCGACGCTCAGCACCTCCCTGGACTACGAATCGCAGATGACCGCGCTGATCAACCAGTATCGCAAGGTGTTCGACGAAAGCACCCTGCCCTTCCTGTATGTGCAACTTGCGCGATGGTCAGGCTATCAATACACGCAGAACGTGCGTCAGGGGCAGTTGCGTACGCTTGACAACGCGAATCTGCGCAACAGTGCGAACGTGGCCATGACGGTTTCCATCGACACCGACAAGGGCACATCGAAAGTGATTCATCCGCTCGGCAAAGACATTCTCGGCGCACGCATGGCCGCACAGTACGAAGCGATGGTCGCCGGCAAGAGCGTACCGTCCGGACCGATCATCGAATCGGCGACACGCAGCGCCGACAAGTCCGCCATCACCCTGTCATTCAAGGACGGCACCGCCGACAAGCTGCAGTCCATGAAGCCGAATTATGCTAAAAGCGCCATGGCAAGCGTACCGGACTATGCCAAAACCCCGAATGCCACGCCACTGGACGGCATTGCGAACGTGGCCTCCCCCACCGGCGATGCACTGCAAGGCTTCGAAGTGGCCGACAACAGCGGCAACTGGACGTCGGCCACGGCCACGATCAAAGGCAATCAGGTGTCGCTCACCTCCACCACGGCAGCCATGGCCGACATGACGCAGGTGCGCTATCTGTGGAGCGGCAATCCCGACTGCTCGAGCATCCTCTACAACGGCGACACCCTCCCGGCCAGCCCGTTCACGGTCGCGGTGCGCAATTAG
- a CDS encoding glycoside hydrolase family 25 protein, with translation MVAAAFAAVALMLMGAVPASALMDHSVDAVAGNDANADVVQADQDESSQTVMPDNPQAQLPDSVSESIPDSATVVSENLAVTAEGDVKDVETGETVTDPELVGTEEQAPDPLAKTDGETFIPVAAADVKEAVDEADASAEQSQEQSSTDTDGKVTPAQFTSNEYGAYWGSYNNTKAFFESGGNLFVQQAKGVIDVSQWQGNIDWAKAKADGVEGAIIRISYGWDNGFDKTALRNISECKRLGIPFGIYTYSYSYDAATATAEGNDLVGLLKKAGVSPNDLSFPVYYDLEQWTWTGHQVPTDPNVYNGIVNAWWGRLQAAGYNNLGVYSYTSYLNGPLNHGNIRSKAKWVASYGPRTNFSYSANNRGWQYTSVGHVNGISGNVDMNAFGNREYVNPAAHWVTRNGQKYWQDADGTYARGKEIFDPDSNAWYWIDSNGVMACNKDVYLRSNGGKWVRYDSNGHMVKGEDYRYGGWYYFDTTTGAMAKGVKYISSNGGKKVYYDVITGKMAHGEVYLNYDKTHTGWYLFDKTTGAMVYGDVYLRSNGGKWVRYDRSTGKMVKGLHKQNGAWYYFDETTGAMAHGRTWVPEWEEWHTFDTITGRG, from the coding sequence ATGGTGGCGGCTGCGTTTGCCGCCGTGGCCTTGATGTTGATGGGCGCTGTTCCGGCCAGTGCGCTGATGGACCATTCGGTTGATGCCGTTGCCGGCAACGATGCGAATGCCGATGTCGTTCAGGCTGATCAGGACGAGTCGTCGCAGACCGTCATGCCTGATAATCCGCAGGCGCAATTGCCGGATTCGGTGAGTGAAAGCATTCCGGACAGTGCCACCGTGGTATCCGAGAATCTGGCGGTCACCGCCGAAGGTGACGTCAAAGACGTCGAGACCGGCGAAACGGTGACCGATCCGGAACTGGTCGGTACCGAAGAGCAGGCTCCCGATCCGTTGGCGAAAACCGACGGGGAGACCTTCATTCCGGTTGCCGCCGCCGATGTGAAGGAGGCGGTCGACGAAGCCGATGCCTCTGCGGAGCAATCGCAGGAACAATCCTCGACGGACACTGACGGCAAGGTGACGCCGGCGCAATTCACGTCGAACGAATACGGTGCGTATTGGGGCTCCTACAACAATACGAAGGCGTTCTTCGAATCAGGTGGCAATCTGTTCGTGCAGCAGGCGAAGGGCGTGATCGACGTTTCGCAATGGCAGGGCAACATCGACTGGGCCAAGGCGAAGGCCGATGGCGTGGAGGGTGCGATCATCCGCATCTCCTACGGTTGGGATAACGGATTCGACAAGACGGCGCTGCGCAATATCAGCGAATGCAAGCGGCTTGGCATCCCCTTCGGCATATACACGTATTCATATTCGTATGATGCGGCCACGGCCACCGCAGAGGGCAATGATCTGGTCGGACTGCTCAAGAAGGCCGGCGTTTCGCCGAACGACCTGTCCTTCCCGGTATATTACGATTTGGAACAATGGACGTGGACGGGCCATCAGGTACCGACCGATCCGAATGTATATAACGGCATCGTGAATGCGTGGTGGGGTCGTCTGCAGGCGGCCGGGTACAACAATCTGGGCGTGTACTCGTATACGAGCTATCTGAACGGTCCGCTCAACCATGGCAACATTCGGTCCAAGGCCAAGTGGGTGGCCAGTTACGGTCCCCGCACCAACTTCTCCTATTCGGCGAACAATCGTGGCTGGCAATATACGAGCGTCGGCCATGTGAACGGCATCAGCGGCAACGTCGACATGAATGCGTTCGGCAACAGGGAATACGTGAACCCTGCGGCCCATTGGGTTACGCGCAACGGTCAGAAATACTGGCAGGATGCCGACGGCACCTATGCTCGCGGCAAGGAGATCTTCGACCCCGACAGCAACGCCTGGTATTGGATTGACTCGAACGGGGTCATGGCGTGCAACAAAGATGTCTATCTGCGTTCGAACGGTGGCAAATGGGTTCGCTATGACTCCAACGGCCATATGGTCAAGGGCGAGGATTACCGCTATGGCGGCTGGTACTATTTCGACACGACCACCGGGGCCATGGCCAAAGGCGTCAAGTACATCTCCTCCAACGGCGGCAAAAAGGTCTATTACGACGTCATCACCGGCAAGATGGCCCATGGCGAGGTCTACCTGAATTACGACAAGACGCATACCGGCTGGTATCTGTTCGACAAGACCACCGGAGCCATGGTGTACGGGGACGTCTATCTGCGTTCGAACGGTGGCAAATGGGTGCGCTACGACCGTTCCACCGGCAAGATGGTCAAGGGACTGCATAAGCAGAACGGTGCGTGGTATTACTTCGATGAAACCACCGGTGCCATGGCCCATGGCCGCACGTGGGTGCCGGAATGGGAGGAATGGCACACGTTCGATACGATTACCGGTCGCGGCTGA